The sequence AATGATGCAGCGAATTTAGCGCTAGAATTTATGGAGAAGTTCGACCTAACCAAGTTGGGCCAAAAATTTGGTTGAATTTGGCAGTTTTTTTGAAAGGTtcagaaacaaaattttgagatcTACGTGTCGAATTGCAAAACTGTTCTGACCGAGTTTGGGGGCCGAAATTTAATTGTTTAGACCTCCGAATTTGCACTGTTTTGGAGTCTGATTATTTCGGATCAGTTTAGACCTAGAGATatattagattattattttcGACAGTATAATTCACCGGAAATGCCGACGAAAAACTTAAAAACGCGACGCTGACGACGATATCTTTTTCTCTGTTTCGCTCTTCCGTAGGTTTCGAGAAGCCGTTAACGGCGTGTTGCGGCTACGGGGGGCCGCCGTACAACTACAACAGAAGTGTAACATGCCTGAATCCGGCGTGCCAGGTTTGCGACGACGGCGCGAAGTACATAAGCTGGGATGGAGTGCACTACACTGAGGCTGCAAATTCTGCAGTTGCCAACAAAATTCTCACTGCTGAGTACTCAAATCCCAGAACTGAGTTTGGTTTCTTCTGCAGCACTACATGATTGAAAATTAATGCTTTAGATGACTTTTAGTTAGCAAAGTATATGTTCTTggtatgaatgaatgaatgatagtttaatttatgttgagaaatgagaaaaggaGTTGTAGAAGAGATGTTATAAgtgttatttaaaaaaaagggaaaggaatTGTGAGGTGATCATGAGTGGTTTTGTTGTTCCCTGAACTGCTTGATATGTAAGAACAATTCcaagaaaaagaatatatagtTACTAAATAAAaagttgtttcttttttcttttttctttattttttgcttgTGCTTGTTCCCAATTAATGAGGTGCTTGTTATGATCTTATGTTATTCacttttattgtaaaataaagaaaaaggtgaaaaaataaAGCTAGCTAGTGATTTCAAattacacatacatatatatagagagagaacagggctactgtactcttatgagggcttgtttggttcaagggtagaattggaatggataatggaatgggaatgaattggaatggtaattgaaaTGGCCCACTCTCCCAAGACGTTttgtttatttgtggattgggaattagAATGAGCTATTcatatttcattgtttggttcgtataaactaaaaaaattataggatactataatactaattttactctcaaatataaatttatattatttgaaatttatgaaaaatataatactattctctaataagtttttcaaaaaaaatatcaaatttatttttaaaattttttattgatgtgggttagggataggattttgagagatgataggtttttttttttttaaaaaggagtaaaaagaaggagggtgagatggtcacatgggcttcgagaacttagtgggctttcggaatgaaatctcaatccgggctagaagatcagaatcaagttgaaggctaatggaccattcccattccagtccggaataggaatcccaaaccgattcatgcgaaccaaacaaaattaaccggatttgatcaaaccgattctcattccatacccaaaatggatgaaccaaacaagccctaaatgtagagtcattcgtactcataagttattttcgatgatagagcttccgaatcgacaatccattctgttaaatataatttagagtatttgaaacatctaaaaaataaattttgtaatttttcgaaatcataataaagtccatcaagcatgtctaaaatgaacggtcaaaatttaACAACGTCCTGAAATAAataatcggatccttcaatttaagatattgatatttatctagatagtgaataaaattttctatcgaaAATTCAGACgattctaattcttttacatcattaaaCTAACGAGTATTccatactggccgttaaaaattgtcaattttgagatattCTGATCGTAAAgtatataatatcaaaaaattataaaatttaatttctagaagtttgaGGCCACCACTTTCAACTATGGAACTTTTGGTAGTAAGACTCAAAATGCTATTAATTGAAAatgtataatgtatatatataaatttataaaaatatattttttaaggagCTGGAGTAGCTCAGTTGGTTAGAGCGTGTGGCTGTTAACCACAAGGTCGAAGGTTCAAGCCCTTCCTTTAgcgtttttaaattttatgtaaaaCATTGTTtgaaagaatttgaaattttgatgaaaaattattcataaaattttgaaacaatttcatatttatgaaaaaagaaaCTTTTACTCAAGAGTTCAATGTTTTACAAATTATATTATGAGAATAATCAGAGAATTGGaaagaaagggggaaaaaaaataaaaaattaaaccagTTGAAATATActtaaattcataaaaatatacttaaatCCACAACCTCATTTGAAGAAAAATCAGGTCAAAATTTACAAAACCTTCATATAAGTTACAACCTCATCCAGAAACTCATTTGAAAACTCAAAGCATATGAGAAAGGAAAATAATTTGCACACACAAAATTCAGTTCTTCAGCAACACTGTAACTTACATCAGGTATAGGAGTAGAGAGTTGCAAAATCAAGCACAAATAAATATctcatattttcttttgaaaatacgAAAACAAAGGAATTCATGTTGCCAAATACTTTCAGGAGCGCGCAATCCGAGGAGACTAAAAACTAGTAATTTCCGAATTACTTAAATTGATTCAGGTTAAGGGCAAAATCACAGGAACTGCAACACCATGGTACACATGCAGAAACCAAAAGTCTCTGCTTCTCAATGTTTAATGATGTTAGTTTTCCTTCAACCCAATCGAAAAGAAAGTAACAAAGGTTTTATATCCTCTCCTCGCTCCTCGGGCGGTGCTACGAGTAATCGTATAACGAGATGCTCTTGTCGTCCGACACGCTCGCGAGCCGCCCGGCCCGCACCCCTGTACCACCCGGCGGGCGAAAAGCCACAGCCCACACCTGATCCGTGTGGTTCGTCATCGTCTGCACCGCAGTCCTCGTACTGAGGTCCCAGAGCCTGACCGTCCGATCGCTTGACCCCGTCGCGATCGCAGCGCCATCAGGGCTAGCATCCACGCTCAGCACCCAGCTCGCGTGCCCCGACATTGCCCCCACCAAGCTCTTCCCCTCGGCGTCGTACATGTGAACGTGAGTGTCATCGCAAGCCGTGAAAAGCACGCGGGCGTCGATAGGGGAGAAGACGAGGGAGCGGACCGGCATGTGGTGGCCCTCGAGGTGGTGGAGGAATTTCGCGCGGGCCACGTCGAACACGGCGACCGTGCCGTCCATCGAGCCACAGGCGAGACGCCGGCCGTCAGGGCTCCACGCCACGGAGAGGACGAACTTGCCGCTGCCTGTTCGGTCGGGGCGCGCGCGATCCGGGCGAGGAACGGCGAGGGTGGCGATCAGCTGCCATGTGGAGGTGTCCCACAGCTTCACACTGGCGCTCCCACCGCCGGCTACGGCAAGAACAGTGCCCTGCAGGACATAATGTATGTTAAGATTTCTCACTAATTGCTTATTTCATTCAACTGTTTAGTTGCAGGGGAAAAAAAACTCGTACTTCCAATCACAATTTTTTTACAGTACATAAGACGATCAAATACGAATACAAATGACGACATGCTATATACACTAAAACGCAAAATCCATATCAAAAGAGAGTACACAAAGTACTGCTTTTGGCAGGAAAGAGAATTGCATAAACTACTAAACTACTAAAATGTCATATATAGCTAGCATAATTCCACTAGTAGATTGTTCTCTGCATGGTATGCTTAAATAGCGttccaaaattttgttttatagcAATACGATGAAGCTAACATTTGATAGTATTTGACAGGTAGGCATACTCTGGAAAAGGAAATGGAGTAAAATCTGAACATCTGTTTTTTTTGGACTACCAAACAACTCCACTTCACAGCAAAATAAATTTAGGCACAGTGTTCCGATTCAGAAACAGGTTAAATGAGTATCTAAGTGGCAATATATAAGCGCCAAActtattttttgaaagaaaagaagagcaTACCAATCTTGCAAGTAATAGATAAATGAATGTGCTTGTAATGAACGAAGAGCATTCAGACGGTAATAACTTTAGTAACACGAGCTGCGATAACCGGCGTAAAACTAGATTTCATTAAAGTAGCAACACTTACTAAGGTCCGCAATACTGAATTAGAAATCTAAGAACTAATTTTGGCGATGGCTTAGAAGGACAAATTTACAGATTAAAACTTCTAAGTAGTGCATCAAGTACTATTTCTAAGGCATGTGAGACAGTAGGATAGAGAATAGAAGCATTCAGTCTGTGTATTCCAAACAGTAGTGCACTACGCCTGCATAAGCATTCACATACGAAGTTATCGCACCTTGACATCACGGCATATACCACTTCCAAATAAGGCGATGGAGCTAGCTACAAGAAGATTACATGCGGGATTTGCTATTACATGTGGGATTTGCTACGTTCAAACGTCCGAAATTAACTACAAAAAGATTACTTTTGCCACCAAATGCCATTGCCATTGccctttttctaaaatattgaaAACTCACTTAAGACAACACGCAAACTACAACTCTAAAAATAACTATGTTActaaattaataactaattcTCGTATTAAATCATTGtttctatttctttctctcattcttttcctATTCAGTCGTAACCAAATCATAATCAGAagaaatggagagagagagagagactcgaAAGATCGCATTTTGGGGTCGAAAAACTGCATATTATCTCTTGTTTTCACCAAAAAGCTACAACTCTACTACTAATTAACTACTAAATCTAATATATAATGGTTTTTCCTATTCAATAGATCAAATCATCATCATTGTAATCCAAAGAAACGGAGATCTATCGAAAGGTGGCGTTACCTTGGGGTCGAACTGCAAGCCCCAGACCTCGGAGGGGGGGGCGTCGAGGGAGGTGACGGAGGCGTTGGAGTCGACGTCGAAGACGCGGACGGAGCTGtcgagggaggcggcggcggcgagggcgccggaggggtgggcggcggcggcgacgacgccgaGGGCGTGGCCGCGCGAGGGCGGCGCCACCGCGGCGAGCTCGTCGGGGCGCCAGAGCCGCACGGTCTCGTCGAGGGAGCCCGTGAGGAGGAGCGCGGGGCGGGAGTCGGTGGCGGGGACCCACGCCGCCGCCCAGATCGACTCGTCGTGGGCGTTCTCCACCGATCTGAGCCCCGCGAGCTTCATGGCCGCACCCTACCCCCCACGATCGAGAGAGCTAGGGTTtcgggggaggggaggggagaggtCGAGGGGACGAAGGGGATCGAAGGAAAGGggcggagagaggagaggagataAACCCTAAAAAGGATTCCGGGGGcgacaaaaccctaattttcccAATTTGGAAAGAGGTCGAAAGGAAAACTTTTATTAAGgacaatttgcataaaaagtccactaattttgcacttttacaaaaaagacatttttatttattattatttttacaaatttagtctgaatttttaatatactcCTACTCAtcaaattatttagaaaaaaacttcaaataccgctcccgtgatttcgcactttctcactttagtactatatagtttaaagtatatcactttcttaccctatgattttatttttctctttttgataACCCCTCCAGTAATATTtatgttaaattagtgacaaagttaaaactgaagagttaaagtaaatattcgataaactatgggcgggtatctgaagttttttatatataatttaataaaaaattaacggatggactgacgaaaagaaaaaactaaaaccACAGGACGCTGaattgatacgctttaaaccacGGGATTTTAAGTGAGGAAGTGCAAAATCACAAGGGTGGTATTGAGGGGCAGACGaatggagaaaaataaaaccacatggcatTACATTGATACATTTTACACCATAGGACATGAACTTGAGCCCCCATCTGTTTTTAAACGCATCcttgatctaaaatattatgTTCAGTTGCAAACCACCTACTCTATGTAGTGCTTTTTTCTCAACTTGATCGTAGGCTGTATCTGAAAAATTCTTTCGATATAATTGCGTGGAATTTCCTAAGAAGCGAGCTATAGGTTCATATTTGTAAATGCAGGAATCGGAGGTCGAATTCTTAACCTCTATGATCGAAAGTCGAGCTAGTTATAACTAGTCGATGGCTAATTGATAATATatgaatagtatttactattaatttttgggaaaacttcaaaaaccctccctgtggtttcgtgcattctcactttgctaccctgtggtttgaaacgtatcaatttacccccctgtggtttcatttttatcttttcggaagctttttcgttaatatttcgttaaattatata is a genomic window of Ananas comosus cultivar F153 linkage group 13, ASM154086v1, whole genome shotgun sequence containing:
- the LOC109719835 gene encoding WD repeat-containing protein VIP3, whose protein sequence is MKLAGLRSVENAHDESIWAAAWVPATDSRPALLLTGSLDETVRLWRPDELAAVAPPSRGHALGVVAAAAHPSGALAAAASLDSSVRVFDVDSNASVTSLDAPPSEVWGLQFDPKGTVLAVAGGGSASVKLWDTSTWQLIATLAVPRPDRARPDRTGSGKFVLSVAWSPDGRRLACGSMDGTVAVFDVARAKFLHHLEGHHMPVRSLVFSPIDARVLFTACDDTHVHMYDAEGKSLVGAMSGHASWVLSVDASPDGAAIATGSSDRTVRLWDLSTRTAVQTMTNHTDQVWAVAFRPPGGTGVRAGRLASVSDDKSISLYDYS